One Trichosurus vulpecula isolate mTriVul1 chromosome 7, mTriVul1.pri, whole genome shotgun sequence genomic region harbors:
- the S100A10 gene encoding protein S100-A10 translates to MPSQMEHAMETMMFTFHKFAGDKGYLTKEDLRVLMEKEFPGFLENQKDPLAVDKIMKDLDQCRDGKVGFQSFFSLIAGLTIACNDYFVVHMKQKGKK, encoded by the exons ATGCCATCTCAAATGGAACATGCCATGGAAACTATGATGTTTACGTTTCATAAGTTTGCTGGAGACAAAGGTTACTTGACAAAAGAAGATCTAAGAGTTCTCATGGAAAAAGAGTTCCCTGGATTCTTGGAA aaccagAAAGACCCTTTAGCCGTTGACAAGATTATGAAAGACCTAGACCAGTGCCGAGATGGAAAAGTGGGCTTCCAGAGCTTCTTTTCACTAATTGCCGGGCTGACCATCGCATGCAATGACTATTTTGTTGTACACATgaagcagaaagggaaaaaatga